Genomic window (Enterobacteriaceae bacterium 4M9):
CATTGCGGGTGTGCCGTTTGCCGAGCATGGCCAGTTTTATTTCGAAGATCCGAACTGTCGCGTCTGGGGCGGGCTGTTCAGTTGTGTGTCGCACGGGCCGTTTGCGCTTCAGGAAGAAGAAATCAGTGAGGTCTGCTGGCTGACGCCGGAAGAAATCACCGCGCGCTGTGATGAATTTACGCCGGACTCCCTGAAGGCGCTGGCATTGTGGATGAGTCGCAACGCCGGGAATGAGCCGCGCAAATCCGAAGAGACAGGGCAGGAGAGCGCAGGCGCAAAAGCGAAGAAAGCCAAAGCGGCCAAAGCCCGTGCAGTCAAAGACGAAGAGGCGAAGCCGGGTGTTGAACCGGACAGCGTCAACGTTGCCCGCGACGCGGAGTGAACACTACTGTCGCTATCTCGTCAGGTGAGTCGTTAACCCGGCGGGATAGCAGGCGATAACCTGCGCGTGGGAATGCTTTGCGCCAGCCAGATAAAAAAAGCCACTTCATGCTGAAGTGGCTTTTTTTTTGCTGTTCTGTTGCACACAGGCTGCGTGCAACAGGTAGCGTGGCTCGCTTACAGTGAGGCAATCACTCTTCTTAACAGGCGAATACGCGGCTCAATGGAGTCAATTTCCAGATATTCATCCGGGCCGTGGAAACCAGCACCCACCGGGCCGAAGCCGTCGAGGGTAGGGATCCCGAGCGAGGATGTCAGGTTAGCATCGCTACCGCCGCCTACGGCCTGCCAGGTGATGGTCACACCTTCTTCACGACCTGCCTGCTCCACCCGTTGCATCAGCGCCTGGGTGCCTGCATCGGCGGCCATAGCCGGTTTATGGGT
Coding sequences:
- the yfcD gene encoding NUDIX hydrolase YfcD, coding for MVEQSQTGTEWVDIVNEDNDVIAQASREQMRAQRLRHRATYIVVHDGMGKILAQRRTETKDFLPGMLDATAGGVVQADEPLLDSARREAEEELGIAGVPFAEHGQFYFEDPNCRVWGGLFSCVSHGPFALQEEEISEVCWLTPEEITARCDEFTPDSLKALALWMSRNAGNEPRKSEETGQESAGAKAKKAKAAKARAVKDEEAKPGVEPDSVNVARDAE